CTTTATGAAATTAATATGCTCTTTTTTCACCTTGTTGGTGATATTATCTGCTCAGACGATGGTGGTGCGGGTCTATGGGAAATGGTCGGATCTTGCCCGGATATCACCCAAGTACCATCTGGATATCGCCACCGGAAGAGCGAATGAGTGGTATGATATTGTGGTGGATCGTAATACAATGGACCGAATCATTGCTTCTGGTCTTCCTTATGAGGTTCAGGTTTACAGTTTAGAGTTAGAAAAGGAGAAGGTGCGGGGGCAGTATTATTCTTATGATCAGTATGTTCAGATGATGCGGCAGTTGGCGCAGACTTATCCTTCGATCTGTAAGTTTGATTCTTTGCCGGTTCGGACTTATGAGGGGCGTTGGATATATGGTTTAAAGATTTCTGATAATCCTGCTTATGAGGATCCGACCGAGCCGGGGTTTTTGGTTGATGGTTGTCATCATGCGCGGGAGTGGGCTACGCCTTATGTGGTTTACAAGTTTTGTGATTCGATTTTGAAGGTTTACAGTACCAACAATGAGATTCGGCAGATTGTGGATAACATTGAGATTTATGCTTTTCCGGTGATCAATGTTGATGGTTATGTTTATGATTATCCGGCGCAGCGGTCATGGCGTAAGGATCGGGAGCCGTTTGGTGGTGCGATAGGGACAGACCCGAATCGGAATTACGGAGGTTGTTGTGATGATATTGCGGGTGACTGGGGAGCAGTTGATGAGAACCAGGCGACCCATTATCCGTCCCAGGAGACATTCTGTGGAGCATATGCTTTTTCAGGCGATGAAATAAGGGCATTGACGATGTATGTTCGTTCCAAAGTCATAAATGCTTATATGTCGTATCACAGTTAT
The sequence above is drawn from the candidate division WOR-3 bacterium genome and encodes:
- a CDS encoding M14 family metallopeptidase encodes the protein MKLICSFFTLLVILSAQTMVVRVYGKWSDLARISPKYHLDIATGRANEWYDIVVDRNTMDRIIASGLPYEVQVYSLELEKEKVRGQYYSYDQYVQMMRQLAQTYPSICKFDSLPVRTYEGRWIYGLKISDNPAYEDPTEPGFLVDGCHHAREWATPYVVYKFCDSILKVYSTNNEIRQIVDNIEIYAFPVINVDGYVYDYPAQRSWRKDREPFGGAIGTDPNRNYGGCCDDIAGDWGAVDENQATHYPSQETFCGAYAFSGDEIRALTMYVRSKVINAYMSYHSYSELLMWGWGWTTNDIPDGAVCARFGNRMAGMINKLSGGTYTPGQIPEILYAVSGGSIDWVYSWCHWVGGIANLSYTTEIGTAFYQSTSDLDNIFQQNFKALKYLAQLCRDSIPPLIEGKVAPPVIYPIGNVSQNFTIKWHPVNPTENHPTQWELVELSNPSVIEDNLESGTGRWVLQGFTLSTAQHHSGSYSLFSGNTNNMNSAARTLHPYLVQPGDSLTFWCYYNLESNYDV